The genomic window CGACTGGGTCTCGATCGCGGCGCCCTCGACGTTCATCATGACGTCGACCGAGCCGTTGCCGAAGCCGAACAGCGCCAGTCCGATCACGACGAGCGGCACGGACGAGGCGAGATTGGTGCCCACGCCGATCAGTGCCACGCCGATGGCGAAGACGATCATGGCGCCGAGCATGCCCTGCCGGGTGCCGAAGCGGGCGATGATGACCCCGGATGCGGAGAGGCCCAGGATCGAGGCGACGCCCATGCCGAGCAGCATGAGTCCGATGTCGCTGTTCTCGATGCCGAGGTCGCTGCGGATGGCCGGGACCCGCGAGGCCCACGTGGCGATGCTCAGTCCACTCGCGGTGAAGATGGCGAAGATGGCGGCGCGCCAGCGCACGAGCTGGGTTCGAGTGAGCTGGGCTTCCACCGGGCAAGCGTAGCGAATCGATTCGCCTCGCATCTGCGCAGGCTACGATCGGGGGCGTCATGAGCACACGCCGCGCAACGATCGCCGACGTCGCCCGCACCGCCGGGGTGTCACCGTCGACCGCGTCGGTCGTGTTCAGCGGCAAGACCCCGGTGTCGGATGCCACGCGCGAGCGCGTGCTGCAGGCGGCATCGGAGCTGGGGTACACCGGCCCCGACCCGCGCGCCGCGTCGCTTCGCCGTGGTCGCTCCGGCATCGTCGGGGTGCTCTTCCAGGGCCATCTCGGCGCCGCGTTCGTCGACCCCGTCGTGCGGGCGATGATGGACGGCCTCGCCGACGCGGTGGCGCCGATGGATGCCGGGCTGCTGCTGCTGCGCCACGACGCGGACGGCACCACGGGGGGCGCCTCGCTGACGAACGCCCCCATCGACGCCGCCGTGCTGGTGGGATGGACCTCGGTCATCGCGGAGTCCCTGCAGACGCTGCGTGCCCGCGGCATCCCCGTCGTCGTCGTCGAGGGCGACGCCGGGCCCGACGTGCCACGGGTCATCCTCGACAACCGCGAGGCCCAGCGGGCCCTCGCCAGTCACGTCCGCTCGCTCGGGCACACCGACGTCGCGCTCCTCACGCTGCCCACCGACATCCGCCGCCGCCCGGGATGGCTGCATGCCGACGACGACATCGG from Microbacterium sp. zg-Y625 includes these protein-coding regions:
- a CDS encoding LacI family DNA-binding transcriptional regulator, whose protein sequence is MSTRRATIADVARTAGVSPSTASVVFSGKTPVSDATRERVLQAASELGYTGPDPRAASLRRGRSGIVGVLFQGHLGAAFVDPVVRAMMDGLADAVAPMDAGLLLLRHDADGTTGGASLTNAPIDAAVLVGWTSVIAESLQTLRARGIPVVVVEGDAGPDVPRVILDNREAQRALASHVRSLGHTDVALLTLPTDIRRRPGWLHADDDIGVDVTRHRLEGAREVYPDAPAYAAAGSSIDEGVAAGRAILADPQRRPTAVLAQSDLLAAGVLRAAEELGLRVPEDLSVTGFDGIDVDGLAPFELTTMVQPAVEKGRAAGEAIVAMLEGHQAPSVCFSSVYHEGNTTAPIARL